Genomic segment of Zootoca vivipara chromosome 4, rZooViv1.1, whole genome shotgun sequence:
GAGTCCAAAAGGCTGGAGATCAGAGTTGCATTTCTGCTTGAGTGTAAAGCCCTTTTGCTGTTCGATGCTACTTTTTGCTCTCTGTGCCACCTGCCTCTTTGTTTTGATTTCCACCTCCTGGTATGGCTCTTCCCCATTTTGCTGTGGTGACCTGATAATGAACCTCTGATGCCAGTAGCCCTAAGCGCTCTGGGATCCCCGGTTCTCAGAAACTCGATAATCCAGCCTGCTGCTGCCCCTTTCAGGtgttccctccctctgccccggCAGTTTGGTGCAGCAGAGCTGCTGAGCCCTCCAGTGGCAGGCACCAATTTTAATctagctctgcctccacatcaCATGCGTGTAGCTTTTGCTGGGCAGATGCTGCTAATTCTCAGCTGGGCACAGCCACCCCTGCAAGAAGAACAGTGCCCCAGGAAACCCGTTTGCCCTGTGTACCTGACCCCTTGAAACTCAGATACATAAACCCGCAACTGCACAAGGACGGACACACTAGACTTCTGCACAGCTCCAGGGAATagtgtccccttctccttgagatGCTTTGTGGAACTTTGCACCAGATATAGACCATCTCACTCCTTTGTAGAGCTGACCTGAGCCACACAGACACGCCCTCTGATTGCAGGAGAGTCTTCAGAAAGTGATGCTTCTGCAGGGAGCTTCCCAGAATCTTGCATTCGCTGGGGAGCCACAGGTCTGCGGTAGACATTCAGTTCTTTTAAATGAATTGCCACGGCTCCCAACCAGTCCAACGCCAGCTTTGCTATGCCTTGGCACAACCTGGCACAAAGAGCCCAGAGGGCAGATAGTAGCTGACATTTaggagagaggaaaaacacacacaaaaacaaccttTGCCAAGTATCTCAAAGCAGCAGGTGCAATTGGATATTTCACCCcttggtgggtgggttggggagggagggagggagggagagagagaagagttcaAATTAGGAACGCAACACATTGAGACATCTTCACAGCTTTCTGAAGCTGGGTTGTAAATTCTTGCCATCCAAGGTGAAGAGGGTGGCAGGTGCATTTAAGCCAACCAGGACTCAACTCTGCTGCCATCCCTTGCAGTCTTGTTTTGGTAATTCTCTGTTCAGTTGCAGCGAGGGAGGTTGtttgctgctttattttccaATCTACCCGTGGGCAGTTAATATCTAACTTGCAACTCTGGAGTGCAAAGCCACAGTTCGAGAAATCTCTGTGCATTTCAACAGGGTACTACAtttatttcctgcttttcctccaaggagtctgaGGTTGCACATGTGGTAGTTctctcccagctcccgccaaatttcacaacaaccctgcgaggttggttaggctgaccCAAGGGCATCTAGTGAGCTTCATAACAGCAGTAGGGATTTTAGACCTGCTCCTTCCTGGAACTAGTCTGAGACGAAATGTCAAAGCTGCTTACGCCATTTCCCTTCTATTGTACCCAGAGCAGCTTGCAACGTAAGaataaaaacaatcaaacaaGTGAGTTATAAAATACGCAATCTCGGTGCAGACATGTGAGAAGGAACTTTTGGTGCAAACATTTCCACTGGGTGTGAATCTGCAGATAGGAAACCCACTTACAATAACATCTAAATCCAGGAGGGGCTGCCAGGGTGAAACAGAATATTCAAAAGATCTCTCCAGTTCTCTTTTGCTTCCCGTGttttgctcccccctccctctcttgagGTTAATTTACCCATGAAGTCGGAAAGCAGTTGGCTTAAGAAACGATGGAGCCGaaatggtcccccccccttctgattggcaggtTATCCCTGCCTGAATGTATGTTCCCTCTGGCAGCTCAGGAATTTGGACTGCTGCTCACACGGGAGAGAGTTCACTCTGAATTGGAGTTAATAAACAAAACGAGGAGCAGCTATGCCTGGAGTATTTCAGCTATTTTCACACCACTGGAGAGAGAATCTTCGAGTTGACTTCTAAATGGAATGTGCTAAAGAAATGGGCAACTGTGCAGCTTCCAAGCGTAGGCAATGGCAAATGAAAAACTCATATTTTTTTCATGCAGTTAagacagccttgcaaataagctcAGACAAGTTACTAGCccacaaatatttttattagccCACATTAGTAACTGCGGCCTAATATTATTGTGATGTTTTAAAGCATTCCTTCCTggtcatagttacaggtaggtagccgtgttggtctgggtcgaagtaaaataaaaaaattcattcagtagcaccttaaagaccaactaagtttttattttggtatgagctttcgtgtgcatgcacacttctgaaggaatttttttattttacttcctggtcatagaatcatagaaccttggagttggaaaggatcccaagggtcatctagtccaaccccccacaatgcaggaatttcagctaaagcatccatgacagatggccatctcaGATGGTCACTGAGAGAGATTCTGTGCTGCTGGCAGCTAAAGTGGTTGTTTACAAGCttaattttccttctttctttaaaaCCGTTTCTTAATGGGAAGCGTGGTATTCTCTTGCATGTTTGGGAAATAAAGATCTTCCAGGGTTTAAAGAGACAGGTTTAATTTAAAGAGCCTAGGTCTCTGTATGTGAGCTTGGACATGTCACCGAGCCCTTGTCTGAAAAATAGGAGTAATGAGACTGCAAAGCACTTTGCTAGACTTATACCAAAACTTTCAGAACCCTATAAAAGGGAGAAAGTCTGTCTAAACTTGGGAGTTATCCTTCCCGTGGTCACTTCATAAATGCAGAGTTTAAAAATCTCGCTATCTGGGGGCAGAACTCAAAACTTGGGTTTTGACACTTGCAGCAAATAATCTCCACAAACAATAATAGTGTGGCTTAGATTCatgaattgtacagttggaaaggggcaccaagggtcatctagtacaaccccctgcaagtcAAGAATATTCTGTTTAATTCTGTTGCATGGGTTAGGCATGATAGCCAAGTCTTTATAGAATTGAAGGAGGAGATGCTCTGGATGGAATtgtagtctgggggggggggagagagatatcaTTGCCCTTTCCCATGAAATTCATGCAGAGCTTTTTGTTTCTTGGTTTAGCAGCATGGTGCACTCAAGCCCAGTCAGGACTGTAGTGTGGTGGGGGTCTGCAGTCTTAACCAGACTCCCCTCCCTGATCCTGCAATCTGCCATGGAAGGAGGAAAGGTACTGTCACAAATAGTAGGAAGGCAGGGTGAGTCCTGACTGGGACGGTGGGAAAGGCAAAGGGATTgaaactctcccttcctgcaggcCCAGCCTGGGACATTCCCCCCTGGAGCCACCTATTTCTTAAACAAGCAGCTACGCAGCATCAAACTACATGATAAAAGTTggggtttgccatatttcaataagtgaaaatccggacacaaaataAAATTGCCTATTTTTAAGGGAAGTCGGAAAAAATGACATGGATTGCCATACGttcggattttcctggacattattGCCGAattccgcctggacactgcttATGACCACAGTATTCtgggtatgtctgggaaattccagacgtatggcaaccctataaaagTCCCATCTGTTTTGGCCCATGGCCTTCAAGAGTGAATGATGTGCTTTCTCTGTCTGCGTTTTGTGAAATACAGCTCTATGCTGATCCCtggtattgctgttgttgtttagtcgtttagtcgtgtccgactcttcgtgaccccatggaccagagcatgccagatcCTTGGTATGACCTTGGCCAAATCTTAAAAGTGTGAGCAAAATGCACACTGAAGCTTTTGCAGCTGAACACTTTCAGTTTTATGTTCTGTATTAAAAAGCGATTCCCAAGTTTATTTTCTGTCAGTGGCTTGGAGAGAGAGCATGCGGGTGCCCACCTACATCCTCCTAAAGTTGTCTtgtcctttcttttctccccccctctttcttccagtTCTTCCTTTGCTCCGTCTACGTCCCCTTGTGCACGGAAAAGATCGACACCCCGATCGGCCCCTGTAGCGGCATGTGCCTCTCGGTCAAGAGGCGCTGTGAGCCGGTCCTGAAGGAATTCGGCTTCTCCTGGCCGGAAACCCTGAACTGCAGCAAGTTCCCACCGCAAAACGGCGACAACCACATGTGCATGGAGGGCCCGGGGGACGAAGAGGTGCCTCTTCACAGCAAGTCACCCCTGAACCCTGGAGAGGAATGCCATTCCGTAGGATCGAACCCGGACCAATACATCTGGGTCAAGAGGAGCCTGAGCTGTGCCCTTAAGTGTGGTTACGACGCCGGCCTCTACAGCCGTTCGGCCAAGGAGTTTACAGACATCTGGATGGCTGTGTGGGCTAGCCTGTGCTTCATTTCGACGGCCTTCACGGTCCTGACCTTTCTGGTTGATTCCTATCGCTTTTCCTACCCCGAACGCCCCATCATTTTCCTGAGCATGTGCTACAATATTTATAGCATCGCCTATATCGTCCGGCTGATCGTGGGCCGGGAGAGGATTTCCTGCGACTTTGAGGAGGCGGCAGAACCTGTCCTCGTCCAAGAAGGCCTCAAGAACACAGGATGTGCAATCATTTTCCTGCTGATGTACTTTTTCGGGAtggccagctccatctggtgggTGATCCTGACGCTGACGTGGTTCCTGGCCGCAGGGCTCAAGTGGGGCCACGAGGCCATTGAAATGCACAGCTCGTATTTCCACATCGCGGCCTGGGCCATCCCCGCTGTGAAGACTATCGTCATCCTGATCATGAGGCTGGTTGACGTGGATGAGCTGACCGGGCTGTGCTATGTGGGGAACCAGAACCTGGACGCGCTGACGGGCTTTGTGGTGGCCCCTCTTTTCACCTATTTGGTGATTGGGACCCTGTTCATTGCGGCCGGCCTGGTGGCTCTGTTTAAAATCAGGTCAAACCTTCAGAAGGACGGGACGAAAACCGACAAGCTGGAGAGGCTGATGGTGAAAATTGGGGTCTTTTCGGTGCTCTACACCGTCCCAGCCACCTGTGTCATTGCCTGCTACTTCTACGAAATCTCCAACTGGACTATCTTCCGCTACTCGGCGGACGACTCCAACATGGCGGTGGAGATGCTGAAGATCTTTATGTCCCTGCTAGTGGGCATCACCTCTGGCATGTGGATTTGGTCTGCCAAAACGCTGCACACCTGGCAGAAGTGCTCGAACCGGCTGGTGAACTCGGGCAGGGTGAAACGGGGGGAGAAGAGGGCTGACGGCTGGGTGAAGCCTGGGAAAGGGAACGAGACTGTGGTATAAAGTGGACCAATGCACAGCGGGCGGACCTGccgggtgctctctctctccccctgcggGAAGAGTCGGGTTCACGCGAGCCACTGCGGCAGGACCGTCGCAGTGGTTTGCGCACCACGGAAAGGAGCTGTGCTTTTGgggaggtggtggggagagggtgcACAGAGAAGGCCCTAATAAACTGCAAggacttgtttgtttgtgtgtgtgtgtgtgctgtgaacAGCAGGGCTTTGCTCgcgcaaaaaacagcaacaaagggAGCTTGCAGTGGCTTTCAGAAGCTGTGAAGACAAAAATGGGAACCGGTTGACACTTCTGCCTGAATGCGGCATCCTTGTGCCTTGAGGAGTCTTGGGACTTAGCACCTCCTAGTGACGCATCATGTGCCTTCTCTTTATTCCTCCTCACCCTGCCCTGAGTTGTATTTTTAGCTGTGTTTTCTTGTGCAGGAAAGAATTTAGAAAGTGGatctctgctgctgttgttctagGGAACTCGTGTTCAGGGCTGCTGGCTTCCAGGGACTTGAGATCCTGCTACGCAAAGGTCTGCCACCATGGAGGGTTGGAAGGTGAACGTTCGTCTTCTAGCGCCTGCTCTGATGTCTGCATGCCAATAGGGTTGTCAGATATTTGGAAGCCAAGCACAGTCCTTATAGTCTAAGCTGGCCAAGGACAATCT
This window contains:
- the FZD4 gene encoding frizzled-4, which gives rise to MAPEPVENAARLLPPLLLLLLLRAQGARGFDEEERRCDAIRISMCQNLGYNVTKMPNLAGNDWQPDAELQLTTFTPLIQYGCSSQLKFFLCSVYVPLCTEKIDTPIGPCSGMCLSVKRRCEPVLKEFGFSWPETLNCSKFPPQNGDNHMCMEGPGDEEVPLHSKSPLNPGEECHSVGSNPDQYIWVKRSLSCALKCGYDAGLYSRSAKEFTDIWMAVWASLCFISTAFTVLTFLVDSYRFSYPERPIIFLSMCYNIYSIAYIVRLIVGRERISCDFEEAAEPVLVQEGLKNTGCAIIFLLMYFFGMASSIWWVILTLTWFLAAGLKWGHEAIEMHSSYFHIAAWAIPAVKTIVILIMRLVDVDELTGLCYVGNQNLDALTGFVVAPLFTYLVIGTLFIAAGLVALFKIRSNLQKDGTKTDKLERLMVKIGVFSVLYTVPATCVIACYFYEISNWTIFRYSADDSNMAVEMLKIFMSLLVGITSGMWIWSAKTLHTWQKCSNRLVNSGRVKRGEKRADGWVKPGKGNETVV